One Maribacter cobaltidurans genomic window carries:
- a CDS encoding RagB/SusD family nutrient uptake outer membrane protein, whose amino-acid sequence MKKLRIIIVLGFFVVLSCSKDFLEIPPISSVTVDNLYATDKDYQDAVTGCYAALRSSYDNMFVYGDIRSDDAWHALGNNAQMNAINNFSERSSEPLFESTWRDYFSVVFRANVLLQKIEEADSEPVENKDQYISEAKFLRALAYFDLVRIYGDVPMITSAISIEESYSKGRISFDRIYEEIIIPDLLDAEIGLPVTYTGSDIGRATRGAAKALLGKVYLTRKDFPKAEVKLQEVTTLGYALLPNYNDLFDYTKDEHHSEYIFDIEYLNGGQGLGSRFTNSFVPKSPQNHADNFFGIKGGVGEFNTPTFDLFYAFEEIDPRRTITVDSVYYDNDGIPHKFIQIATFTQKYITPVASLNDSPANWKVLRYADVLLMYAEALNENGKTDQALEYLNQVRTRVELAGYSGLTQDETRNKIYDERRFELGMEGHRWFDLVRTGRALEVLSSTGMKAYNTVFPIPLREVQVMNDPSVFPQNPGYD is encoded by the coding sequence ATGAAAAAGCTTAGAATTATAATAGTATTGGGATTTTTTGTAGTGCTATCCTGCAGTAAGGATTTTCTTGAGATACCCCCAATATCATCAGTAACAGTTGATAACTTGTATGCAACGGATAAAGACTACCAAGATGCCGTAACAGGGTGCTATGCCGCTTTACGAAGCTCATATGATAATATGTTTGTCTATGGTGACATTCGTAGCGATGATGCTTGGCACGCCCTAGGAAACAATGCTCAAATGAACGCTATAAATAATTTTTCAGAGAGAAGTAGCGAGCCTTTATTTGAAAGTACATGGAGGGATTATTTCTCTGTTGTTTTTAGGGCTAATGTACTATTGCAAAAAATAGAAGAGGCAGATTCAGAACCGGTTGAAAACAAAGATCAATATATTTCGGAAGCAAAATTTTTGCGAGCACTGGCATATTTCGACTTGGTTAGGATTTATGGGGACGTTCCAATGATAACATCTGCTATTTCGATAGAGGAATCATATAGCAAAGGTCGAATATCATTTGATAGAATTTATGAGGAAATAATAATCCCGGACTTGTTAGATGCGGAAATTGGATTGCCTGTCACCTATACCGGTTCCGACATAGGGAGAGCAACACGAGGGGCAGCTAAAGCTCTTTTGGGAAAGGTATATTTAACTCGCAAGGATTTTCCAAAAGCTGAAGTTAAACTGCAGGAAGTCACTACCTTAGGGTATGCTCTCTTGCCCAACTACAACGACTTATTTGACTATACTAAAGATGAGCATCACAGTGAGTATATATTCGATATTGAATACCTTAATGGTGGACAGGGGCTTGGGAGCAGGTTTACCAATTCATTTGTACCGAAATCCCCACAAAATCATGCAGATAACTTTTTCGGAATTAAAGGGGGGGTAGGTGAATTTAACACGCCTACCTTTGATTTATTTTACGCTTTTGAAGAAATAGATCCGAGGAGAACGATTACTGTAGATTCAGTGTACTATGATAACGATGGTATTCCTCATAAGTTCATTCAGATTGCTACTTTCACTCAAAAATACATTACACCAGTTGCCAGTTTAAATGATAGCCCAGCTAATTGGAAGGTACTACGATATGCAGATGTGTTATTGATGTACGCCGAAGCTTTAAATGAGAATGGCAAAACTGACCAAGCATTGGAGTATTTAAATCAGGTTAGGACAAGGGTTGAATTAGCAGGTTATTCTGGTTTGACACAGGATGAAACTCGTAATAAAATTTATGATGAACGGAGATTTGAATTGGGAATGGAAGGTCATAGGTGGTTTGATTTGGTAAGAACAGGTAGAGCTTTGGAAGTGTTATCCTCTACAGGAATGAAAGCCTATAATACAGTTTTTCCTATCCCTTTAAGAGAGGTTCAAGTTATGAATGATCCGTCCGTATTCCCGCAAAACCCTGGCTATGATTAA
- a CDS encoding GH92 family glycosyl hydrolase — MCKLKNIITYTGLLLFVVSTTSCQSQLNQDTNASYIDPTIGNVAPLLNSNRPVVHLPNQMIRVFPKRYDHLDLQITSFPLLALNIITPQVVFSIKPSLGKITDTIWKSRMDYDQDFETTKPWYYSNKITGDNTNVEFTAGNKTGIYRFTFPKGVTKNILLSHNYESGLYEFSGKNEIYGTELVVDSNHNQKGKAYMYGTFSGSPQKGKSKGEIDWGKYSIGTWGGVEPIEMDGEKAWVTYSKEDPSIVEFRYAISFISREQAKKNFKELENVTFEALEEKGKTEWEKVMGQINVEGGTKSQRRTFYTALYRCYARMSNITENGQYFSGYDKQVHSDSIPFYVDDYSWGNYLALHPLYTIINPKKEGEMLQSYVRMYDQSGWMPDYPKHFGDREGMFGFHTTIMFLDAYRKGIRNFDSTKALEGLVKSAEQATMLPSRNGPKGALEDFYNDQGYYPALHPGEVETDPTVLGKKGQKRSAVALTLGHSYDAWALSELAEELGNSKVAAKFKPKAENYKNLWHEKSQFFVPKDAQGNWIEIDQKIDGGRAGLDYYNENNGWIYLWNVQQDIEGLINLMGGEKHFANKLDRLFTERLDRSKVQFFSVFQDQTGLIGNHGMGNQVSFFIPYLYNYTSDTWKTQKMTRLLLDTWFKDNIFGVPGDEDGGSMSAFVVFSSMGFYPVKPGLPMYTITSPVFSKITIDLPNGNKFSLIAKNSSRTNKYIQSASLNGKTLDTPWFSHDDLMNGGTIILEMGENPISWNEKL; from the coding sequence ATGTGCAAATTAAAAAACATCATTACTTATACTGGGTTGCTTTTATTTGTAGTTTCCACTACTTCTTGTCAATCGCAACTGAACCAAGACACTAATGCAAGTTATATAGATCCGACCATAGGAAATGTGGCACCTTTACTTAACTCAAATCGGCCCGTAGTTCATCTTCCGAACCAAATGATAAGGGTGTTCCCAAAACGTTATGACCATCTTGATCTTCAGATTACTAGTTTTCCTTTATTAGCTTTAAATATTATAACACCTCAGGTTGTTTTTTCAATCAAGCCATCCTTAGGTAAAATCACGGATACAATTTGGAAAAGTAGAATGGACTATGACCAGGACTTTGAAACAACAAAACCTTGGTATTATTCCAATAAAATTACAGGAGATAATACCAATGTAGAATTCACAGCTGGTAACAAAACTGGCATTTATAGGTTTACTTTTCCAAAAGGTGTAACGAAGAATATTTTATTATCACATAATTATGAATCTGGACTTTATGAGTTTTCCGGTAAAAATGAAATATATGGAACTGAACTTGTTGTTGATTCCAATCACAATCAAAAGGGAAAGGCCTACATGTATGGAACTTTTTCAGGAAGTCCTCAAAAAGGAAAAAGCAAAGGTGAAATAGATTGGGGAAAGTATTCAATTGGCACTTGGGGAGGGGTAGAACCAATTGAAATGGATGGAGAGAAGGCCTGGGTAACATATTCTAAGGAAGATCCATCGATTGTCGAATTTAGATATGCCATTTCATTTATTAGCCGTGAACAGGCGAAGAAAAATTTTAAAGAACTAGAAAATGTAACGTTTGAAGCGTTAGAGGAAAAGGGTAAAACTGAATGGGAAAAGGTCATGGGTCAAATAAATGTCGAAGGCGGCACTAAGTCCCAAAGAAGAACATTCTATACGGCATTATATAGGTGCTATGCAAGAATGTCCAATATAACCGAAAACGGACAATATTTCAGTGGTTATGATAAACAGGTTCATTCTGACAGTATACCATTTTACGTTGACGATTATTCCTGGGGTAATTATCTCGCACTACATCCACTATATACGATAATTAATCCCAAGAAGGAAGGTGAAATGCTACAATCTTATGTTAGAATGTATGACCAAAGTGGTTGGATGCCAGATTATCCGAAGCATTTCGGCGACAGAGAGGGAATGTTTGGTTTTCATACCACAATTATGTTCTTAGATGCCTATCGAAAAGGAATTCGAAATTTTGATTCCACGAAAGCACTGGAAGGTTTAGTTAAAAGTGCAGAACAGGCAACTATGCTCCCTTCACGAAATGGACCAAAAGGGGCTTTGGAGGATTTCTATAATGATCAAGGATATTATCCTGCTCTTCATCCCGGAGAAGTTGAGACTGACCCAACCGTTTTGGGTAAAAAGGGCCAAAAACGCTCTGCTGTTGCATTAACCCTAGGACATAGCTATGATGCATGGGCCTTGAGTGAACTAGCTGAAGAACTAGGAAATTCTAAAGTGGCCGCAAAATTTAAACCCAAAGCCGAGAACTATAAAAACCTTTGGCATGAAAAATCCCAATTCTTTGTTCCCAAAGATGCACAAGGTAATTGGATAGAGATTGACCAGAAAATTGATGGGGGTCGTGCCGGACTTGATTATTATAATGAAAACAATGGCTGGATATATCTATGGAACGTTCAGCAGGATATTGAAGGACTAATTAATTTAATGGGGGGTGAAAAGCATTTTGCAAACAAACTGGATAGGTTGTTTACAGAAAGGTTAGATCGAAGTAAAGTTCAATTTTTTTCCGTATTTCAGGATCAAACAGGACTAATTGGTAATCATGGGATGGGTAATCAGGTTTCTTTCTTTATTCCCTATTTATATAATTATACAAGTGATACCTGGAAGACTCAAAAAATGACCCGCCTGTTATTGGATACTTGGTTCAAGGATAACATTTTTGGTGTCCCTGGGGATGAAGATGGGGGTTCTATGTCTGCATTCGTAGTTTTTTCTTCAATGGGCTTTTATCCTGTTAAACCAGGTCTGCCAATGTACACAATCACTAGTCCTGTTTTCAGTAAAATAACGATTGACTTACCTAACGGGAATAAGTTTAGCCTTATCGCTAAAAATAGTTCTCGAACAAACAAATATATTCAGTCTGCATCTCTCAATGGCAAAACTTTGGACACACCATGGTTCTCTCATGATGATCTTATGAATGGTGGAACTATAATTCTGGAAATGGGAG